One Opisthocomus hoazin isolate bOpiHoa1 chromosome 25, bOpiHoa1.hap1, whole genome shotgun sequence DNA window includes the following coding sequences:
- the PPARD gene encoding peroxisome proliferator-activated receptor delta isoform X1: MEQLQEEVPEVKEEEEEEAVMVASGASDPSGGPDSSLPSSSYTDLSQSSSPSLSDQLQMGCEEAALGALNVECRVCGDKASGFHYGVHACEGCKGFFRRTIRMKLEYEKCERSCKIQKKNRNKCQYCRFQKCLSLGMSHNAIRFGRMPEAEKRKLVAGLTASEISCQNPQVADLKAFSKHIYNAYLKNFNMTKKKARGILTGKASSTPQPFVIHDMDTLWQAEKGLVWKQLVNGIPPYKEIGVHVFYRCQCTTVETVRELTEFAKSIPSFVGLYLNDQVTLLKYGVHEAIFAMLASIMNKDGLLVANGNGFVTREFLRSLRKPFNEIMEPKFEFAVKFNALELDDSDLSLFVAAIILCGDRPGLMNVKQVEEIQDNILRALEFHLQSNHPDAQYLFPKLLQKMADLRQLVTEHAQLVQKIKKTEAETSLHPLLQEIYKDMY, from the exons ATGGAACAACTACAGGAGGAAGTACCTGAGgtcaaggaagaggaggaggaagaggcagtgaTGGTGGCAAGCGGAGCCTCGGACCCAAGTGGAGGACCAGACAGCTCGCTGCCTTCGAGCAGCTACACAG ACCTTTCGCagagctcctctccctccctgtcGGACCAACTGCAGATGGGCTGCGAGGAGGCGGCCTTGGGAGCGCTGAACGTGGAGTGCAGGGTCTGTGGAGACAAAGCCTCGGGGTTTCACTACGGCGTGCACGCCTGCGAGGGCTGCAAG GGTTTCTTCCGCCGGACAATCCGCATGAAGCTGGAGTACGAGAAGTGCGAGAGGAGCTGCAAGATTCAGAAGAAGAACCGGAACAAGTGCCAGTACTGCCGCTTCCAGAAATGCCTCTCGCTGGGCATGTCGCATAACG CAATCCGCTTCGGCCGCATGCCGGAGGCAGAGAAGAGGAAGCTGGTGGCAGGGCTGACGGCCAGCGAGATCAGCTGCCAGAACCCACAGGTGGCCGACCTGAAAGCTTTCTCCAAGCACATCTACAACGCCTACCTGAAAAACTTCAACATGACCAAAAAGAAGGCGAGAGGTATCTTGACCGGgaaggccagcagcacccca CAGCCTTTTGTGATCCATGACATGGACACCTTGTGGCAGGCAGAAAAGGGGCTGGTGTGGAAACAGCTAGTGAATGGCATTCCCCCCTACAAGGAGATCGGGGTGCACGTCTTCTACCGCTGCCAGTGCACCACGGTGGAGACGGTGCGGGAGCTCACAGAGTTCGCCAAGAGCATCCCCAGCTTCGTAGGCCTCTACTTGAACGACCAAGTGACTCTGCTCAAGTACGGGGTGCACGAGGCCATCTTCGCCATGCTGGCTTCCATCATGAACAAGGATGGGCTGCTGGTGGCCAACGGGAACGGCTTTGTGACCCGCGAGTTCCTGCGTAGCCTGCGCAAGCCCTTCAATGAGATCATGGAGCCCAAATTCGAATTTGCTGTGAAGTTCAACGCGCTGGAGCTGGATGACAGTGACCTGTCTCTGTTTGTGGCTGCCATTATCCTGTGCGGAG ACCGTCCTGGCCTGATGAACGTGAAGCAGGTGGAGGAGATCCAAGACAACATCCTGCGAGCGCTGGAGTTCCACCTGCAGTCCAACCACCCGGATGCCCAGTACCTCTTCCCCAAGCTGCTGCAGAAGATGGCCGACCTGCGGCAGCTGGTGACGGAGCATGCCCAGCTGGTGCAGAAGATCAAGAAGACGGAGGCAGAGACATCTCTGCACCCGCTTCTGCAGGAGATCTACAAGGACATGTACTAA
- the PPARD gene encoding peroxisome proliferator-activated receptor delta isoform X2, with amino-acid sequence MEQLQEEVPEVKEEEEEEAVMVASGASDPSGGPDSSLPSSSYTDLSQSSSPSLSDQLQMGCEEAALGALNVECRVCGDKASGFHYGVHACEGCKGFFRRTIRMKLEYEKCERSCKIQKKNRNKCQYCRFQKCLSLGMSHNAIRFGRMPEAEKRKLVAGLTASEISCQNPQVADLKAFSKHIYNAYLKNFNMTKKKARGILTGKASSTPPFVIHDMDTLWQAEKGLVWKQLVNGIPPYKEIGVHVFYRCQCTTVETVRELTEFAKSIPSFVGLYLNDQVTLLKYGVHEAIFAMLASIMNKDGLLVANGNGFVTREFLRSLRKPFNEIMEPKFEFAVKFNALELDDSDLSLFVAAIILCGDRPGLMNVKQVEEIQDNILRALEFHLQSNHPDAQYLFPKLLQKMADLRQLVTEHAQLVQKIKKTEAETSLHPLLQEIYKDMY; translated from the exons ATGGAACAACTACAGGAGGAAGTACCTGAGgtcaaggaagaggaggaggaagaggcagtgaTGGTGGCAAGCGGAGCCTCGGACCCAAGTGGAGGACCAGACAGCTCGCTGCCTTCGAGCAGCTACACAG ACCTTTCGCagagctcctctccctccctgtcGGACCAACTGCAGATGGGCTGCGAGGAGGCGGCCTTGGGAGCGCTGAACGTGGAGTGCAGGGTCTGTGGAGACAAAGCCTCGGGGTTTCACTACGGCGTGCACGCCTGCGAGGGCTGCAAG GGTTTCTTCCGCCGGACAATCCGCATGAAGCTGGAGTACGAGAAGTGCGAGAGGAGCTGCAAGATTCAGAAGAAGAACCGGAACAAGTGCCAGTACTGCCGCTTCCAGAAATGCCTCTCGCTGGGCATGTCGCATAACG CAATCCGCTTCGGCCGCATGCCGGAGGCAGAGAAGAGGAAGCTGGTGGCAGGGCTGACGGCCAGCGAGATCAGCTGCCAGAACCCACAGGTGGCCGACCTGAAAGCTTTCTCCAAGCACATCTACAACGCCTACCTGAAAAACTTCAACATGACCAAAAAGAAGGCGAGAGGTATCTTGACCGGgaaggccagcagcacccca CCTTTTGTGATCCATGACATGGACACCTTGTGGCAGGCAGAAAAGGGGCTGGTGTGGAAACAGCTAGTGAATGGCATTCCCCCCTACAAGGAGATCGGGGTGCACGTCTTCTACCGCTGCCAGTGCACCACGGTGGAGACGGTGCGGGAGCTCACAGAGTTCGCCAAGAGCATCCCCAGCTTCGTAGGCCTCTACTTGAACGACCAAGTGACTCTGCTCAAGTACGGGGTGCACGAGGCCATCTTCGCCATGCTGGCTTCCATCATGAACAAGGATGGGCTGCTGGTGGCCAACGGGAACGGCTTTGTGACCCGCGAGTTCCTGCGTAGCCTGCGCAAGCCCTTCAATGAGATCATGGAGCCCAAATTCGAATTTGCTGTGAAGTTCAACGCGCTGGAGCTGGATGACAGTGACCTGTCTCTGTTTGTGGCTGCCATTATCCTGTGCGGAG ACCGTCCTGGCCTGATGAACGTGAAGCAGGTGGAGGAGATCCAAGACAACATCCTGCGAGCGCTGGAGTTCCACCTGCAGTCCAACCACCCGGATGCCCAGTACCTCTTCCCCAAGCTGCTGCAGAAGATGGCCGACCTGCGGCAGCTGGTGACGGAGCATGCCCAGCTGGTGCAGAAGATCAAGAAGACGGAGGCAGAGACATCTCTGCACCCGCTTCTGCAGGAGATCTACAAGGACATGTACTAA